The proteins below come from a single Rosa rugosa chromosome 2, drRosRugo1.1, whole genome shotgun sequence genomic window:
- the LOC133728611 gene encoding mediator of RNA polymerase II transcription subunit 15a isoform X2, with the protein MDTNNWRPSQGGEPAMDAGDWRSQLQQDSRQRIVNKIMDTLKRHLPFSGQEGLHELKKIAVRFEEKIYTAATSQSDYLRKISLKMLTMETKSQNPIGTSVQSNSAGNSNRPPDPGSFMQPQVPNQGQSLPMSVPANQSQPRQQLLSQNIQNNIPPNSAGLSSALSPASGLTQTPVPSIVGNANLQSMSGTSQNSLGNSIGQGVTSNMFANSQRQMPGRQQVVQQQQQQQPQNSQQYMYQQQLQQQLMKPKFPQQGNIQLVQNHMQQQQQQQNLLQPPQLQSSQQSVMQPPAVQSSLSGLQQNQQSAMQHSSQAMLQQHPQSVLRQQQQQQQQPQQSSVVHQQQTPIPQQSILPPQQQQQQPQLMVQQPNSTNLPQNQLIGQQNNVGDMQQQQQQRLLSQQNNLLNLQQQQQQQQQQHQLMAQQNNLSNMHQQQLGPQSNVTGLQQQQHLGTQTGNSSMQTNQHSAHMLQSKVQQQHQSSALPIQGHQSQPQASQQQLLSQIQSQPAQIQQQMGMQQQSNPLQRDMQQRIQASGQVSGSMLQPPNVMDQQKQLYQAQRALPETSSNSTAQTGHTNGADWQEEVYQKIKVMKDMYYPELSEMYQKIATKLHQHDSLPQQPKSDQLEKLKMFKTMLERLITVLQISKTNISPGLKEKLGLYEKQIINFINTNRPRKPVSSLPPGQLPPPHMQSMQQSQSQITQVQSHENQMNPQLQSLNLQGSVTTMQQNNMTGMQQNSMSSLSGVSTAQQNMMNPLQPSSNMDPGQGTALNSLQQVPVGSIQQTPVSAPQQANMNALSSQNGINMLQSNINPLQSNSGMLHSQHLKQQEQQLYQNQLKQQQFQQRQMQQQQLMQKQQIIQQQQQQQQQQLQQQAKQQLPGQLQAHQMPQLHQISDVNDVKIRPGMGVKPGAFQQHMPAGQRAYPHSQLKPGSPYPITSSNQLLQAQSPQLSQHSSPQVDQPLLVPKAQNASSPFVIPSPSTPIAPSPMPGDSEKPSSLTNAGNVGHQQTTAVGAQVQSLAIGTPGISASPLLAEFIGPDGTHANALSAISGKSSVTEQPLERLIKAVKSISPKALSASVSDIGSVVSMIDRIAGSAPGNGSRAAVGEDLVAMTKCRLQARNFITHDGTTNGTRKMRRYTSAMPLNVVSSGGSMNDSFKQLTCSETSDLESTATSRIKRPRIEANHALMEEIREINRRLIDTVVDISDEDVDPSAAAAEGGEGTIVKCSFDAVALSPNLKSQYASAQMSPIQPLRLLVPTNYPNCSPILLDKFPVEVSKEYEDLSVKAKSRFSISLRSISQPMSLGEIARAWDNCARTVISEHAQRSGGGSFSSKYGTWENCLSAA; encoded by the exons ATGGACACGAATAATTGGAGGCCTTCTCAAGGTGGAGAGCCTGCAATGGATGCAGGAGATTGGAGGAGCCAATTACAGCAGGATTCGCGGCAGAGAATCGTCAATAAGAT AATGGATACATTGAAGAGGCATCTTCCCTTCTCCGGTCAAGAGGGATTGCATGAACTCAAGAAAATTGCTGTTAGGTTTGAGGAAAAGATTTATACTGCTGCTACAAGCCAG TCGGATTATCTACGGAAAATTTCTCTGAAAATGCTCACTATGGAGACCAAGTCTCAGAACCCAATTGGCACTTCTGTTCAAAGCAACTCTGCTGGTAATAGTAACAGGCCCCCTGATCCAG GATCTTTCATGCAACCCCAAGTTCCCAATCAAGGACAGTCACTCCCTATGTCAGTGCCAGCCAATCAATCTCAACCACGCCAACAACTCTTATCACAGAACATTCAGAATAACATTCCGCCCAATTCTGCTGGCTTATCATCTGCATTATCTCCTGCATCTGGGCTTACCCAGACTCCTGTACCGAGTATTGTTGGAAATGCAAACTTGCAAAGTATGTCGGGGACATCACAGAATTCGTTGGGGAACTCCATAGGCCAGGGGGTAACTTCAAATATGTTTGCTAATTCCCAAAGGCAAATGCCAGGACGACAACAGGTAGTtcagcagcagcaacagcagcagcCCCAGAATTCACAGCAGTATATGTACCAGCAACAGTTACAACAACAGCTCATGAAGCCAAAATTTCCGCAGCAGGGAAACATCCAACTTGTGCAAAATCATATGCAACagcaacaacagcagcagaacTTATTACAACCACCTCAGTTGCAATCTTCTCAGCAATCTGTTATGCAACCTCCTGCAGTGCAGTCGTCTCTCTCAGGTCTTCAGCAGAATCAACAATCTGCTATGCAACACTCTTCACAAGCCATGCTTCAGCAGCATCCTCAATCTGTTCTGCGgcagcaacagcaacagcaacagcagCCTCAACAGTCTTCTGTTGTCCATCAGCAGCAAACACCAATCCCACAGCAGTCAATATTGCCcccacagcagcagcagcaacagccACAGCTTATGGTGCAACAGCCAAATTCAACAAACTTGCCGCAGAATCAGCTTATTGGACAACAAAACAATGTAGGGGACATgcagcaacagcaacagcaaAGGTTACTAAGCCAGCAGAATAATTTGTTAAACttgcaacagcagcagcagcagcagcaacaacaacaccaaTTAATGGCTCAGCAAAACAACCTCTCAAATATGCATCAGCAACAGTTGGGCCCTCAGAGTAATGTTACTGGATTACAGCAACAGCAGCACCTTGGTACTCAAACTGGTAACTCAAGCATGCAAACTAATCAGCACTCTGCACACATGCTGCAATCCAAGGTTCAGCAACAACATCAGAGTTCAGCATTACCAATTCAAGGACATCAGTCCCAACCTCAGGCGTCACAGCAACAATTATTATCACAGATTCAATCTCAGCCTGCACAGATACAACAACAGATGGGTATGCAACAGCAATCGAACCCGCTACAACGAGATATGCAGCAAAGGATCCAAGCATCAGGTCAGGTATCAGGATCCATGCTTCAACCACCAAATGTAATGGATCAGCAAAAGCAGTTATATCAAGCTCAAAGAGCCCTTCCTGAGACATCATCAA ATTCCACAGCCCAGACTGGACATACAAATGGTGCTGATTGGCAAGAGGAGGTCTATCAAAAG ATCAAAGTCATGAAGGATATGTACTACCCCGAACTAAGTGAAATGTACCAAAAAATTGCTACTAAACTTCATCAG CACGACTCCCTTCCACAACAGCCAAAGTCAGATCAGCTTGAGAAGCTGAAGATGTTTAAGACCATGCTGGAGCGCCTGATAACAGTCTTACAAATTTCCAAAACTAACATATCACCTGGTTTGAAGGAGAAGTTGGGTTTATACGAGAAGCAGATAATAAATTTTATTAATACAAATAGACCAAGGAAGCCTGTTTCTTCTCTGCCGCCAGGGCAGCTTCCCCCACCGCATATGCAGTCCATGCAGCAGTCACAATCCCAGATTACTCAAGTGCAATCTCATGAAAATCAGATGAACCCACAATTGCAATCCCTGAACTTGCAAGGTTCTGTGACAACAATGCAGCAGAACAATATGACGGGCATGCAGCAAAATTCTATGTCTTCTTTATCCGGGGTTTCAACAGCACAGCAAAACATGATGAATCCATTGCAGCCAAGTTCCAATATGGATCCAGGACAAGGAACCGCACTGAACTCACTGCAGCAGGTCCCTGTGGGCTCTATCCAACAGACTCCTGTCAGTGCTCCCCAACAAGCTAACATGAATGCCTTATCATCACAGAATGGGATTAACATGCTGCAGAGCAACATTAATCCCCTTCAGTCAAATTCTGGTATGCTTCATAGCCAACATCTGAAACAGCAGGAACAGCAATTGTATCAGAATCAACTCAAGCAACAACAATTTCAACAACGACAgatgcagcagcagcagttgaTGCAGAAGCAGCAGATaattcaacaacaacagcagcaacagcaacaacaGCTACAACAGCAAGCAAAGCAGCAGCTGCCTGGACAGTTGCAGGCACACCAAATGCCACAGCTTCACCAAATCAGTGATGTTAATGATGTGAAAATAAGGCCGGGGATGGGTGTTAAGCCAGGGGCCTTTCAGCAACATATGCCTGCAGGCCAGCGTGCTTATCCTCATTCGCAATTAAAACCAGGATCTCCATATCCTATTACATCAAGCAACCAACTCCTTCAGGCTCAATCTCCTCAACTGTCACAGCATTCTTCTCCACAAGTTGACCAGCCATTGTTAGTCCCAAAAGCTCAAAATGCTAGTTCACCATTTGTCATCCCATCTCCTTCAACTCCCATAGCTCCATCACCTATGCCAGGTGATTCAGAGAAACCTTCCTCACTCACAAATGCTGGGAATGTTGGACATCAACAAACAACTGCTGTCGGAGCTCAGGTCCAGTCCCTTGCCATCGGCACCCCTGGGATATCAGCCTCTCCTTTGCTTGCTGAATTTATCGGTCCAGATGGCACTCATGCTAATGCTTTGTCAGCTATATCTGGCAAGTCAAGTGTTACAGAGCAACCTCTTGAACGCTTGATTAAAGCG GTCAAGTCAATATCACCAAAGGCATTAAGTGCATCTGTCAGTGACATAGGCTCAGTAGTGAGTATGATTGATAGGATAGCAGGTTCAGCACCAGGTAATGGATCTAGAGCTGCAGTTGGTGAGGATCTGGTTGCTATGACAAAATGTCGTCTACAGGCGAGAAACTTCATCACTCATGATGGAACAACAAATGGGACAAGGAAAATGAGGCGATACACTAGTGCCATGCCCTTAAATGTTGTGTCATCAGGTGGCAGCATGAATGATAGTTTCAAGCAGTTGACCTGTTCAGAGACATCTGACCTGGAGTCAACTGCAACGTCTCGTATCAAAAGGCCTAGGATTGAG GCTAATCATGCTCTTATGGAAGAAATAAGAGAAATAAATCGGCGGCTTATAGATACAGTTGTTGATATCAGTGATGAAGATGTTGATCCAAGTGCGGCTGCTGCTGAAGGGGGTGAAGGAACCATCGTCAAGTGCTCTTTTGATGCTGTGGCTCTCAGTCCCAACTTGAAATCGCAGTATGCTTCAGCACAAATG TCTCCGATTCAGCCATTAAGACTGCTTGTTCCGACAAATTATCCCAACTGCTCTCCAATACTGTTAGACAAGTTTCCGGTTGAAGTCAG TAAGGAGTATGAAGATCTTTCTGTGAAGGCAAAATCAAGGTTTAGCATCTCTTTACGAAGCATTTCGCAGCCCATGTCCCTTGGGGAGATAGCAAGGGCTTGGGATAATTGTGCACGTACAGTTATTTCTGAGCATGCACAGCGAAGTGGTGGAGGCAGCTTCAGCTCAAAGTATGGGACATGGGAGAACTGCCTGAGTGCCGCTTGA
- the LOC133733850 gene encoding F-box/kelch-repeat protein At3g23880-like: protein MSDYLPQEVITNILLRLPSKSLVICTSVCKSWRSMIKDSSFIGAHLSRTINFNNHHGTHLLLLHRFSSISDHRSSVHGVKEEVYSLHYDNNAFDDCCEIAFQSPIADTEMYNECFRVVGVCNGLVCLADDLERYGYNFLIWNPSIRKLVTLPKPGLTFQTVGGYYAYHGFAFDAITNDYKVVRLVYYEYEWTEEETHNRTSVEVYSLAAGSWSSPRFVDPQCSLLGQRLSQAFVNGALHWDAYGLGSKLHYILAFDVGSELFREIMMPKSLDWDLFKPWHGDLSLDCLFQEMENPLLCS from the coding sequence ATGTCAGACTATCTTCCTCAGGAAGTCATAACCAATATATTACTTAGACTACCCAGTAAATCTCTGGTCATATGCACCTCAGTCTGCAAGTCGTGGAGGTCCATGATTAAAGACTCAAGCTTTATTGGCGCCCACCTCAGCCGAACTATCAATTTTAACAACCACCATGGCACTCACCTCCTACTACTTCACAGGTTTTCTAGCATCAGTGACCACAGGAGTTCAGTCCACGGGGTAAAAGAGGAGGTTTACTCTTTGCATTATGATAACAATGCTTTTGATGATTGCTGTGAGATAGCATTTCAATCTCCAATTGCTGATACggaaatgtataatgagtgttTCCGTGTGGTTGGTGTTTGTAATGGGCTGGTATGCCTCGCAGATGATTTAGAACGCTATGGTTACAACTTCTTGATATGGAATCCCTCTATAAGAAAGTTAGTAACCCTTCCCAAGCCTGGCCTTACCTTTCAGACTGTTGGTGGGTATTATGCTTATCATGGGTTCGCATTTGATGCTATTACCAATGACTATAAGGTTGTGAGGCTTGTCTATTATGAATATGAATGGACGGAGGAAGAAACTCATAATCGAACTTCTGTGGAGGTTTATTCCCTAGCTGCAGGCTCATGGAGTAGTCCTAGATTTGTTGATCCCCAATGTTCGTTGCTTGGACAACGCTTATCCCAGGCTTTTGTTAATGGGGCTCTTCATTGGGATGCATACGGTTTGGGAAGTAAGCTACATTATATATTGGCATTTGATGTGGGCAGTGAGTTATTCCGGGAGATAATGATGCCAAAGAGTTTGGATTGGGATTTATTTAAGCCATGGCATGGAGACTTGTCATTGGATTGTCTGTTTCAGGAGATGGAAAATCCCTTGCTCTGTTCATGA
- the LOC133728611 gene encoding mediator of RNA polymerase II transcription subunit 15a isoform X1 has protein sequence MDTNNWRPSQGGEPAMDAGDWRSQLQQDSRQRIVNKIMDTLKRHLPFSGQEGLHELKKIAVRFEEKIYTAATSQSDYLRKISLKMLTMETKSQNPIGTSVQSNSAGNSNRPPDPGSFMQPQVPNQGQSLPMSVPANQSQPRQQLLSQNIQNNIPPNSAGLSSALSPASGLTQTPVPSIVGNANLQSMSGTSQNSLGNSIGQGVTSNMFANSQRQMPGRQQVVQQQQQQQPQNSQQYMYQQQLQQQLMKPKFPQQGNIQLVQNHMQQQQQQQNLLQPPQLQSSQQSVMQPPAVQSSLSGLQQNQQSAMQHSSQAMLQQHPQSVLRQQQQQQQQPQQSSVVHQQQTPIPQQSILPPQQQQQQPQLMVQQPNSTNLPQNQLIGQQNNVGDMQQQQQQRLLSQQNNLLNLQQQQQQQQQQHQLMAQQNNLSNMHQQQLGPQSNVTGLQQQQHLGTQTGNSSMQTNQHSAHMLQSKVQQQHQSSALPIQGHQSQPQASQQQLLSQIQSQPAQIQQQMGMQQQSNPLQRDMQQRIQASGQVSGSMLQPPNVMDQQKQLYQAQRALPETSSTSLDSTAQTGHTNGADWQEEVYQKIKVMKDMYYPELSEMYQKIATKLHQHDSLPQQPKSDQLEKLKMFKTMLERLITVLQISKTNISPGLKEKLGLYEKQIINFINTNRPRKPVSSLPPGQLPPPHMQSMQQSQSQITQVQSHENQMNPQLQSLNLQGSVTTMQQNNMTGMQQNSMSSLSGVSTAQQNMMNPLQPSSNMDPGQGTALNSLQQVPVGSIQQTPVSAPQQANMNALSSQNGINMLQSNINPLQSNSGMLHSQHLKQQEQQLYQNQLKQQQFQQRQMQQQQLMQKQQIIQQQQQQQQQQLQQQAKQQLPGQLQAHQMPQLHQISDVNDVKIRPGMGVKPGAFQQHMPAGQRAYPHSQLKPGSPYPITSSNQLLQAQSPQLSQHSSPQVDQPLLVPKAQNASSPFVIPSPSTPIAPSPMPGDSEKPSSLTNAGNVGHQQTTAVGAQVQSLAIGTPGISASPLLAEFIGPDGTHANALSAISGKSSVTEQPLERLIKAVKSISPKALSASVSDIGSVVSMIDRIAGSAPGNGSRAAVGEDLVAMTKCRLQARNFITHDGTTNGTRKMRRYTSAMPLNVVSSGGSMNDSFKQLTCSETSDLESTATSRIKRPRIEANHALMEEIREINRRLIDTVVDISDEDVDPSAAAAEGGEGTIVKCSFDAVALSPNLKSQYASAQMSPIQPLRLLVPTNYPNCSPILLDKFPVEVSKEYEDLSVKAKSRFSISLRSISQPMSLGEIARAWDNCARTVISEHAQRSGGGSFSSKYGTWENCLSAA, from the exons ATGGACACGAATAATTGGAGGCCTTCTCAAGGTGGAGAGCCTGCAATGGATGCAGGAGATTGGAGGAGCCAATTACAGCAGGATTCGCGGCAGAGAATCGTCAATAAGAT AATGGATACATTGAAGAGGCATCTTCCCTTCTCCGGTCAAGAGGGATTGCATGAACTCAAGAAAATTGCTGTTAGGTTTGAGGAAAAGATTTATACTGCTGCTACAAGCCAG TCGGATTATCTACGGAAAATTTCTCTGAAAATGCTCACTATGGAGACCAAGTCTCAGAACCCAATTGGCACTTCTGTTCAAAGCAACTCTGCTGGTAATAGTAACAGGCCCCCTGATCCAG GATCTTTCATGCAACCCCAAGTTCCCAATCAAGGACAGTCACTCCCTATGTCAGTGCCAGCCAATCAATCTCAACCACGCCAACAACTCTTATCACAGAACATTCAGAATAACATTCCGCCCAATTCTGCTGGCTTATCATCTGCATTATCTCCTGCATCTGGGCTTACCCAGACTCCTGTACCGAGTATTGTTGGAAATGCAAACTTGCAAAGTATGTCGGGGACATCACAGAATTCGTTGGGGAACTCCATAGGCCAGGGGGTAACTTCAAATATGTTTGCTAATTCCCAAAGGCAAATGCCAGGACGACAACAGGTAGTtcagcagcagcaacagcagcagcCCCAGAATTCACAGCAGTATATGTACCAGCAACAGTTACAACAACAGCTCATGAAGCCAAAATTTCCGCAGCAGGGAAACATCCAACTTGTGCAAAATCATATGCAACagcaacaacagcagcagaacTTATTACAACCACCTCAGTTGCAATCTTCTCAGCAATCTGTTATGCAACCTCCTGCAGTGCAGTCGTCTCTCTCAGGTCTTCAGCAGAATCAACAATCTGCTATGCAACACTCTTCACAAGCCATGCTTCAGCAGCATCCTCAATCTGTTCTGCGgcagcaacagcaacagcaacagcagCCTCAACAGTCTTCTGTTGTCCATCAGCAGCAAACACCAATCCCACAGCAGTCAATATTGCCcccacagcagcagcagcaacagccACAGCTTATGGTGCAACAGCCAAATTCAACAAACTTGCCGCAGAATCAGCTTATTGGACAACAAAACAATGTAGGGGACATgcagcaacagcaacagcaaAGGTTACTAAGCCAGCAGAATAATTTGTTAAACttgcaacagcagcagcagcagcagcaacaacaacaccaaTTAATGGCTCAGCAAAACAACCTCTCAAATATGCATCAGCAACAGTTGGGCCCTCAGAGTAATGTTACTGGATTACAGCAACAGCAGCACCTTGGTACTCAAACTGGTAACTCAAGCATGCAAACTAATCAGCACTCTGCACACATGCTGCAATCCAAGGTTCAGCAACAACATCAGAGTTCAGCATTACCAATTCAAGGACATCAGTCCCAACCTCAGGCGTCACAGCAACAATTATTATCACAGATTCAATCTCAGCCTGCACAGATACAACAACAGATGGGTATGCAACAGCAATCGAACCCGCTACAACGAGATATGCAGCAAAGGATCCAAGCATCAGGTCAGGTATCAGGATCCATGCTTCAACCACCAAATGTAATGGATCAGCAAAAGCAGTTATATCAAGCTCAAAGAGCCCTTCCTGAGACATCATCAA CGTCTCTAGATTCCACAGCCCAGACTGGACATACAAATGGTGCTGATTGGCAAGAGGAGGTCTATCAAAAG ATCAAAGTCATGAAGGATATGTACTACCCCGAACTAAGTGAAATGTACCAAAAAATTGCTACTAAACTTCATCAG CACGACTCCCTTCCACAACAGCCAAAGTCAGATCAGCTTGAGAAGCTGAAGATGTTTAAGACCATGCTGGAGCGCCTGATAACAGTCTTACAAATTTCCAAAACTAACATATCACCTGGTTTGAAGGAGAAGTTGGGTTTATACGAGAAGCAGATAATAAATTTTATTAATACAAATAGACCAAGGAAGCCTGTTTCTTCTCTGCCGCCAGGGCAGCTTCCCCCACCGCATATGCAGTCCATGCAGCAGTCACAATCCCAGATTACTCAAGTGCAATCTCATGAAAATCAGATGAACCCACAATTGCAATCCCTGAACTTGCAAGGTTCTGTGACAACAATGCAGCAGAACAATATGACGGGCATGCAGCAAAATTCTATGTCTTCTTTATCCGGGGTTTCAACAGCACAGCAAAACATGATGAATCCATTGCAGCCAAGTTCCAATATGGATCCAGGACAAGGAACCGCACTGAACTCACTGCAGCAGGTCCCTGTGGGCTCTATCCAACAGACTCCTGTCAGTGCTCCCCAACAAGCTAACATGAATGCCTTATCATCACAGAATGGGATTAACATGCTGCAGAGCAACATTAATCCCCTTCAGTCAAATTCTGGTATGCTTCATAGCCAACATCTGAAACAGCAGGAACAGCAATTGTATCAGAATCAACTCAAGCAACAACAATTTCAACAACGACAgatgcagcagcagcagttgaTGCAGAAGCAGCAGATaattcaacaacaacagcagcaacagcaacaacaGCTACAACAGCAAGCAAAGCAGCAGCTGCCTGGACAGTTGCAGGCACACCAAATGCCACAGCTTCACCAAATCAGTGATGTTAATGATGTGAAAATAAGGCCGGGGATGGGTGTTAAGCCAGGGGCCTTTCAGCAACATATGCCTGCAGGCCAGCGTGCTTATCCTCATTCGCAATTAAAACCAGGATCTCCATATCCTATTACATCAAGCAACCAACTCCTTCAGGCTCAATCTCCTCAACTGTCACAGCATTCTTCTCCACAAGTTGACCAGCCATTGTTAGTCCCAAAAGCTCAAAATGCTAGTTCACCATTTGTCATCCCATCTCCTTCAACTCCCATAGCTCCATCACCTATGCCAGGTGATTCAGAGAAACCTTCCTCACTCACAAATGCTGGGAATGTTGGACATCAACAAACAACTGCTGTCGGAGCTCAGGTCCAGTCCCTTGCCATCGGCACCCCTGGGATATCAGCCTCTCCTTTGCTTGCTGAATTTATCGGTCCAGATGGCACTCATGCTAATGCTTTGTCAGCTATATCTGGCAAGTCAAGTGTTACAGAGCAACCTCTTGAACGCTTGATTAAAGCG GTCAAGTCAATATCACCAAAGGCATTAAGTGCATCTGTCAGTGACATAGGCTCAGTAGTGAGTATGATTGATAGGATAGCAGGTTCAGCACCAGGTAATGGATCTAGAGCTGCAGTTGGTGAGGATCTGGTTGCTATGACAAAATGTCGTCTACAGGCGAGAAACTTCATCACTCATGATGGAACAACAAATGGGACAAGGAAAATGAGGCGATACACTAGTGCCATGCCCTTAAATGTTGTGTCATCAGGTGGCAGCATGAATGATAGTTTCAAGCAGTTGACCTGTTCAGAGACATCTGACCTGGAGTCAACTGCAACGTCTCGTATCAAAAGGCCTAGGATTGAG GCTAATCATGCTCTTATGGAAGAAATAAGAGAAATAAATCGGCGGCTTATAGATACAGTTGTTGATATCAGTGATGAAGATGTTGATCCAAGTGCGGCTGCTGCTGAAGGGGGTGAAGGAACCATCGTCAAGTGCTCTTTTGATGCTGTGGCTCTCAGTCCCAACTTGAAATCGCAGTATGCTTCAGCACAAATG TCTCCGATTCAGCCATTAAGACTGCTTGTTCCGACAAATTATCCCAACTGCTCTCCAATACTGTTAGACAAGTTTCCGGTTGAAGTCAG TAAGGAGTATGAAGATCTTTCTGTGAAGGCAAAATCAAGGTTTAGCATCTCTTTACGAAGCATTTCGCAGCCCATGTCCCTTGGGGAGATAGCAAGGGCTTGGGATAATTGTGCACGTACAGTTATTTCTGAGCATGCACAGCGAAGTGGTGGAGGCAGCTTCAGCTCAAAGTATGGGACATGGGAGAACTGCCTGAGTGCCGCTTGA